One Setaria viridis chromosome 7, Setaria_viridis_v4.0, whole genome shotgun sequence genomic region harbors:
- the LOC117865336 gene encoding autophagy-related protein 8C — protein MMAKTSSFKLEHPLEKRQSEADRIREKYPDRIPVIVEKAERSDIPDIDKKKYLVPADLTVGQFVYVVRKRIKLSAEKAIFIFVKNTLPPTAALMSAIYEENKDEDGFLYMTYSGENTFGLH, from the exons ATGATGGCCAAGACCAGCTCGTTCAAGCTGGAGCACCCCCTCG AGAAGAGGCAATCTGAGGCTGACCGGATCAGAGAGAAGTACCCTGACAGAATTCCT GTGATTGTTGAGAAGGCTGAGAGGAGTGATATTCCTGACATTGACAAGAAAAA GTACCTCGTCCCTGCTGATCTTACAGTTGGACAATTCGTGTACGTTGTTAGGAAGAGAATCAAGCTCAGTGCCGAGAAGGCTATCTTCATCTTTGTGAAGAACACTCTTCCACCAACAG CTGCTCTGATGTCCGCAATCTATGAAGAGAACAAGGACGAGGATGGATTCCTGTACATGACTTACAGTGGCGAGAACACCTTCGGGCTGCACTAG